CACGCCGAATGTGTTTGACAGCATTGGCACTGGCCCGATTGAGAAGGTGGGCACCGATAAAGCCGACTGGGCCATCGGTTTCGCCAGTTCACCGCTCGTCATCGTCTACTCCAAGCAGTCCCCGTACGCCAGTCAGCTCGAGCAAATCGCCAACGGAACCAAGCCCCTCAAGGACTTGTTCACGTTGATGGAGCAGCCCAACTTCCATTTGGGCAGAACCGACCCGAATCAAGACCCGCAGGGACAGTACTTTGTCATGATGCTGCATCTGGCCGAAAAGCAGTTCAATCTGCCCGCGGGGACGGCCAACAAGATTCTCGGGTCGCTCGACAATTCCCAGCAGGTCTATCAGGAGACGGACATTCTGTCCCGCCTGCAGGCCGGAGAGATGGACGCGTCGAGCGCGTACTTGCCACAGGCGATTCAGCAGCATCTGCCCTATATCAAGCTGCCGGACACCATCAACATGGGCAATCCAGCCGATGCGAAGCTGTACGCCTCGGAGAGCCTGAAACTGTCTGACGGCTCGACCGTGACCGGTTCTCCCATCGAAATCTACGTCACCGGCATCAAAGGCACGCCCGATCAATCCGCAGGCACTGCATTCATCAAGTTCGCCTTGTCCAAGCAAGGGCTCGCCATCTATCGTAAAATGGGTTATACCATCACACCGTTTCAAGTGTGGGGCAACAAGTCGGATATTCCGCAGTCCATCGAGCAGGAGATTACAGGATAGCTGGGTTGGTCATGAGGATTTTTTCTACCACCATTTTGATTCTCGCAGCCTTGGCTGCCACGAGTTTTTTGCTGCTGCCAGTCATCGCGCTGCTGCTGCACGTCTCGTGGCCAGGTCTGTGGGGGATTTGGACAACATACGGCGGTGAGCCCTGGCGCTTGTCGCTGGAGACAACGCTCATCACCATGCTCATTGTGCTGGTGGTCGGTACACCGATTGGGTGGCTGCTGGCGCGGGGGAAGAGCCGGCTGTGGAAGTTGGTTGAATACCTGCTGCTCATCCCCCTGCTCATGCCGCCGCTGGTGATTGGCTTGCTGCTCGTGTACTTTTACGGACCCTATGGATTCATTGGCGGGGCGCTAGCGCACTGGCATATCGCCGTTCTGAATACAGCGCTGGCTGTGGTCATCGCCCAAGTTTACGAAGCCATCCCGTATTACATTTTCTCCGTGCAAGGTGCGCTTCGTCAGGTCGATCCGGGGTACGAACGACTCTCTTACTCCCTTGGCGTACCGCCCGGCAGAACCTTTTGGCGGGTCACCCTGCCGCTTGCGATGCCGGGCGTCACCGTCGGGCTGACGATGGCGTTCGCACGGGCCATTGGTGCCTACGGCGCCATCATCGTGGTCGCCTACAACCCGCATACCCTGCCCGTCAGTATTTGGGTGGCCTTAGAAGAACAGGGACTGCCCGTGGCCCTGCCATTAGCCCTGTTGCTGCTTGTCACCGCGTTGCCATTGCCGTTGGCCACAGTCCTTTGGAGGCGAAACCAGCATGCTGCAGCTGAGTCTTGAACTCCCGCGCAAACCATTCACGATTTCCATCCAGGAGCTGACCGTCGAAACAGGTTCTACCCTGTGCCTGTTCGGCCCGTCCGGGTCCGGCAAGTCCAGCATCCTGTCGGTGATTGCAGGCTTTGAGACAGGCTGCCAAAGCGCCTATCTCGCGGTGAACGGCCGTGTCCTCATCGACACCAGCAAACATCCCCGCATTTCCTGCCCGCCCTGGCGCCGGAACATCGCGTACATGGAGCAGTCCGCCCGCCTGTTTCCCCACTTGACCGTCGAGCAAAACATCCTGTATGGGACGCGGCGCGATGTCGACCGAGCGTGGATCACGACCATCATCGAAGCCACTGGCCTCCAGCAGGAGCTCCGCACCCATCCCAGCCGCCTGTCCGGGGGCATGTCACAGCGCGTTGCGCTCGCGCGCGCCCTCGCCACCAAACCCAATGTTCTGTTGCTCGATGAGCCGTTTTCCGCGCTCGATTGGCTCTCCCGGAGATCCTTACAGGACCTCATCCGAGAGGTACGCGCCCGGTTCTCGATGACCATCATTCTTGTCACGCACCAGTTCACCGAAGCGCAGCGGCTCGCCGACCACATCGCCCTGATGGACCAAGGCAAAATCCTTCAGGTCGGCTCCCCACGCGAACTGATTGAGCAGCCAGCTTCATGGCGTGCCGCAGCCTTGGTGGGGTACACGTCGAGGATTGAAGCACCAGACGGCGCATCGCTGTGGATGCATCCGGACAGAGTCGTGATGGGCCATAAACCCGGCCTCGGCACCCCCATCCCCGTCGTCGTCGAAGACGTCACCTGGCACGAAGGCCGCCAGCAAGTCACCCTGTCTGTTCGCCCCCCATGGCAGGCATCCGGTACGATGGAAGTGAACCTGCCGCCAACAGAGGCCGTGCAAATCGGCGAACCCATGGAGATCACAGTCCTGTCACCCCGCCAACAGGAATCATCCCTGGCGGACCTGGCGGAGCCGACGAATCAGCTCGTGTGGTGAGGGGTGGGCCGCAGGCTGAAAGGCGGAGCGGGTGTGGTGGAGCGATTGCGTTGGGGCGGGGGCTGCAGCGCGGCTGCTGCGGCCAACAGGAGAAGTTTCCTTTGCTTCAGAGGGCCGTGGTTCGGTATAATGGAGCGTAACACGACGGCTTCTGACGGATGACAAATGACCCGCAGAGGGTTGACACGCGGAAGCAGAGCCAAAACATGCACCCGTAGCTCAGTCGGATAGAGCGGTGGTTTCCTAAACCGCGTCTTGCGGGGGTTCGAGTCCCTCCGGGTGCGCCAGAGAATCGTTATGTAGTGCGTGATTCTCAAGGTTTTGAGAATCACGCACTTTTGTTTATTGGAGGTTCGTGCCCATATGTTGCCCATATGGGTTTTCAAGTGTGGGAACCGAGACGGACAAAATGGTATCAAACGTTTCGGCAGCCTCATCTTGCATTGACTCTAAGACGTGGTTATAAATGTCCAGGGTTACGCTAATGCTTTCGTGACCGGGAATGGGGATGGCTGAAATTAAAAGGTCAGGTTTTGTTCTATTGATTCTGGGGATTCTGGTGATTTTAGTTGTAGTTTTTGCAGTTGCTTCGAAACCTAAGCAATCTGATTTTGTTCGTTGGATAAATAAGCAATACCCGCAAGAGGCCCTTGCCTTGAAATCTGATACAACCACTAGATCGTATGGTATATTTGAGATATTTAGGACGACCACGGATACAGAAACTGTGGTCACAATGGGTGTGTTTGGACATTTTTTGATCCTGAGTCGTACAATGAATTGACATCAGTGTCAACAACGGATTTAATTCCTCACAAAAATCGGGTTGATTTCCCCAAAAACACCGGTTTGGATTTCCTCAAAACCATCGCTTAAAATTCCCCGGACATATGTTCGGTTAGTCTTTCACCTCCTCTTGCAGGGCATGGGTTACGCCCGCCTTGAGTTTGTCCTTCATTCGGTAGCTGTTTCCGCGTATGTTGACCGTTGTCGCGTGGTGAAGCAATCGGTCAAGGAGAGCAGATGCCAGCACTTGGTCGCCAAACATGGTCCCCCAGTTGGTGAAACTTGTATTGGATGTGATGATCATCGCTCCCTGTTCATAGCGCTCAGAGACTATAGTGGTCCCGGGATTCAAGACAACTGAAAAGGGACCGGTTAAGCTACAATATGGCTATGAGAAAACACTACACTGCATCATTCAAAGCACAAGTCGTCCTGGAGCTTCTCAAAGAGGAGAAGACCATCGCCCAACTTTCATCAGAGTATGGCGTACACGCCACGATGCTCCATCGGTGGACAACACTGCTGTGGAGAACTTGTCCAGCGCCTTCGAGGACGAGGGCAAGAAAAACAGCGCTGCCGTGCAGAAGGAGCATGAAAAGGAAACGTCCGAACTCTATGCGAAAATTGGTCGCTTAACCACCGAGGTTGAGTGGCTCAAAAAAATCTGGCATCAAACCGAACTAAGGCTCAACGCGTCTCCATGGTTGATCACGACAGTGACGAGCTCTCGGTCTCCAGACAGGCGGAGTTGCTCAGCCTGAACCGGACAAGCCTTTACTACAAGCCCGCGGGCATCTCATACGAAGAGCTCCGCCTGCATCGTCGCATTGACGAGATATACACAGAGCGCCCGGTTTCAGGCAGCCGTTACATTACAGCGATTCTACGGCGGGAAGGCTGGTCATCAACCGCAAGCGCGTGGTGCGCTGCATGAGGGACATGGGGATTGCTGGCGTCAGTCCTGGACCGAACCTGAGCAAGCGGAATCTGGCTCACAAGATTTATCCGTACCTGCTAACGGGCGTAATGGCCAGCCGCCCGAATCACAACTGGTCAATCGACATCACGTATGTTCGGCTAAAACACGGATGGATGTACTTGGTGGCCGTCATTGACTGGTATTCACGCTACATCGTGAGTTGGGAACTTGACCAGGCGCTTGAGATTGCGCAGACGGCTTTGAACCACACCAGGCCGGAGATCTGGAACAGCGACCAAGGTAGCCACTTCATCAGCCTCAGTACACAAGCATGCTCAAGGAATCCGAGGTACGAAACAGCATGGACGGAAAGAACAGGGCTGTGGATAACATTTTCATCGAGCGGTCCTGGCGAATGCTGAAGTACCAGGAAGTGTACACAAAAGAGTACACCACAGCAAGGGAGGCGAGGGAATCCATCAGAACATTCATACAAAAGCACAATCACGAGCGACCACATCAATCGCTCAGATATCACACGCCGGCTGAGATCTACTTGATGGGGATGAAGCCTGAAGACCCAATCCCTACTACCGCTCTCCTAAATACATATATCGGATCACCGTCTTGCTCCATGCCATACAAATGAAGTGCTATGGCCTCACGAGCGTTCCTCACAGCCTCCTCTGTCGTACGTCCGCACGGCAAGTAACCGGGGAAGTTTGCCGAGCATGGCAGTTTCCATCTGTCCGATCTCGATGCTTTGTCGGTTGAGCAGCGGCGGGTGCTGCTGTCGTGGATCAGCCGCTGCCTGGTCAACACGGCGCGGCGGTTTCGAACGGCGGACGGCGATTTCATGACGACATCCATCTCGATTTGCCCTGGTGACGGATGATAAATGAGTCTTCTCTCTCCTGCAGCCTCGAGGGTATGCAGCGACGCTTGGGCGTCAGCCAGCGGGCAAACGCAAAATTTGTCACAATTCCCGAACAAAAGGCAGGAAGTCATTGGCCAATGTAGAATTTCTTGCTTGAAATTGTTTGTTCGTAAACGAGCCCTCAAAGGCAGACTATTGATACATGTTGCGTGCTGGCAAACAACAACTAATGTTTCGAGTCCTTGAAGGGAGACTGTGAGATGTATCTTAGCACGGTTTCGCGGGGGTTCCAATGGAAGATAAAAGTCACGACGCATCAAAAAGTATTAATTAGGTGTTGCATGCCACGAAATGATTCCATATAATCAGAGTACAGTTACTTCATTCAATTTGGAGGAGGTGAAACCATGCGTGTCGTGTTGGAATTTGCACCTAAGGGGGCGCTGCGGTTACCGATGCACTACAATGCTGCGCTCCACGGCGTGTTATATCGCCATCTCAGCGATAACCGCATGCGTGACCAGTTGCATGACCACGGGCTGCACCGCGTCGGGAGCAAACCTGTCAAGTTGTTCACGTTCTCGCGGTTGATGGGGGAGTATGAAATCGATAGTAAGGAAAAGACCATCACGTTTCAGGGGCCAGTGCGATGGGTAGTCTCCAGTGCTGTGGATCAAGTGATCTACGATCTGTCGATGACATTGCTCAAGGCGGGTCGGATTTCGCTGCACGGTACGGAGGTGCAGGTGCGGACGGCGAGTCTGGAAAGATATTCAGGGACCGTCACGCAGGGGCAGATTCGTCTGATGTCGCCGATTACGGTTTACCGTACTCTCAACTTGCCGAACGGCCGCAAGTACACTCAGTACTACTCGCCAGGCACACCGGAGTTCACAGAACTGATGAGGAAAAATCTGCTCCTCAAAGCCTCTGCGCTGGGTCTGGAGGTTACGGAGGCTGATGCGGCGTTTGACTTGATTCCGGTCGATCAGGCACACATGAAGGAGCGCATTGTACTGTTTCGCGATACGCCCGTTCATGCATGGGATGGGAACTTTCGCGTTCAGGGGACGCCGAAAATGTTGGCGTTGGCTTGGAATGCGGGGCTTTGCATGAAAAACTCGGATGGTTTCGGGTTATTCGACTTTTTCGCGCGAGGGAGGTGAGTGGGATGCTGGATGCCATGGTGAACTTGGGACGCATGTTAGCACGTGGTGAAGGGGACGAAAATCTCCTCCAAAGTTTGATTCAGCCGATGCCAAACGTTTCCGGAAAGGAGCCGTATGCGGTCTTCGTCAACTTGGATACCGAAGCCTGTAGGTTGGAGTTTCGGACCCAAGAGTGTCGGGAAAGTGATCGGGAACAGATTGCGCAGGAGTGGCTATGGGTTGGCAACGCGGCGGGGCCAAACAGTCCGCAGTGGACAGCCACAACCAATTCGCTCGGTTATCTCTTGTCTCAAACCTTGGTGAATCTTTACCGGATGTTGCCGGACAATGCTGCGCTAAAAGTGGAGGTTGGCGACGTGTTGGCGCAATTCGCCGTAGACCTTGGACCGCAGCCAGGTTCAGAAGAACGCTACCGATATGTGCTGGATGTTGTACAACTGGGCGCTCTCCCGTCGGAAGACTGGGAGGAGTTAGCTGCCTCTTGCCGAGTGGAATCAGAGGGCAGCATTCGGGGAAAGTCCTTCGTTCCAAATTTGGAGAAAGCAGTGATGAAGGCAGCTCAACTGACGGCGAATCGTATCCCTCTATGGACGTTCTGTATCAACGGGCAGCGGGTGGCTGACCACCCGGATTATCGTCAATTGGTGTTGCGCGACCGGGTTCAGGGGGTGTTCGACGAGGCTACACAGGGCGTGTGTTCCGCCTGTGGAGCCGAGGCGTTGGTCACGCCGAACTTTACGAGGATGAAGTTCAAGTACTACAACACAGACAAAATTTCCTTTGCCAGCGGTGTGGATAAAAAGCGGTTCCATCGCAATCTCGTGCTCTGCCAAAACTGTTATCAGGCGCTGCTGGCGGCGGAAGCTTTTGTCCATGGGCAAATGCGTACCCGTGTTGGGCACCTGCGATTTTATGTGATTCCCGAGATCTTCGGGGCTGTGGAAGACGTCAACGTGCGAGAGTGGGGCAACATCGTGCAGCGGACTGTCCAATCGGTGCTCAACTTTGAAAGCGTCGCCACGTTGGAAGATGAAATGGAACAGATTCGGGAGGAGTTTTCGAATCTGGGATATGCGGTGAATTTGTTGTTCCACGTGTGGAACAACGCGGAGCTTCGCTTGTACAACTTGGTTCGAGATGTGCCCAAGGCGCGGTTTGACTTGCTGCGCCGAACCTTCCGGCGCTATGGGCGGGTGGCCGTAGATTTGCTTGGGATCCCCGCATCAGAGTCCAAGTATTGGGTTCCTGACTTCCGGGCGTTGTACCGACTGATTCCCGTGACACAGACCAATCGTGCACAAGAGTATCGGCGTATGCTGCAGTTGTTTGATGCGTTGTTGACTGGACAAGCCATATCGTACCGAACGTTGATGGAATCATTCTGCCGATTGATTCAAATTCATCGATTTGGTCGATATGCGGCCACGAATGTGTCGGCGCCGCGCGCAGGATATGAATTATCACAATTAACAAATGACGTGCTTCTGGCCAACGTGATATTATCCATGCTTCAAGAACTGGGGCAATTGGCGGGGGCGCCTTTCAAACGGGAGGGAATCGATGTGGAAAGAGATACGCCACTGGATGGAGACGCGTTTCTGCAGGAAGTAGGCTATCGCCCAGCGCAAGAGGCGCTATTCTGGTTGGGTGCCGCAATTGCCAGCGTGGCCAACGCGCAGCGGAACAATCGTCTAGATTCGATGCCTGTGTTGGAAAAAATCAATTATCGGGGTATGAATGCAAGTGACATCATTCGATTGGTGGGAAAGGTTGAGGAAGCGTTCCAGCAGTATAAGCTATTCAATTGGCCGAAGGAATCCAATGTATTGTTCCGTATGCATCTTGCCTTTGCACAGGTGCTAGAAACGAATCCTCCGCGTTGGAAGCCGGAGCACCGATTGACCGATGAAGAAGCTGTGTTCTATATCTTGTCTGGACTTGCATTTCGTCGAAGACAATTTTTTGGTAAGCGGAACAAGGAAACCCTGTCTACGGACGAACCGTCTGCAGCGCTTTATACACCAAATAATGATGTACAAAGGGAGGAAGCGTAAACATGAACAATAGTGAACTGCTGTTTCTTTATGATGCTCAATTGGCAAACCCCAATGGTGATCCAGACGACGAAAACCGCCCGCGCATGGATTACCAGTCGCGACGCAATCTGGTGAGTGACGTCCGGCTCAAACGCTACATACGTGATTACCTTCAGGATGCCGGACACGAACTGTATGTAGCACAGCCACGTCAGGGAGAAGTCGTGACCGCGGACAAGCGGCTGCAGACTGTACTGGGCGGGAAAAAGCCGACGGTCAAGGATTTGCCTGAGATTCTTGATCAACTCATGGACATCCGGCTGTTTGGCGCAACCATGCCGATCAAAGGGGAGGGAGGCGGCGCTGGTTCTTCAATTCAAGTGACAGGGCCGGTGCAATTCACCTGGGGATACTCTCTGAATCACGTGGACCTCGTGAATTCGTATACCATCAGTTCTCGATTCAGTTCCCAGGATGAGAAGAACCAAGGTACTTTTGGGAAAGACTATCGTGTCTACTATTCTCTGCTCACGTTTGCGGGAGTGGTCAGCGGTAAACGAGCGGAGATCAGCCGCTTGACGGAGTCCGACTTGGCTTGGCTGGACCAAGCGTTGGTAGAGGCGATTCCACTGCAGACCACACGCAGCAAAATCGGTCAGTTTCCACGCCTGTACATGCGTGTGGAATATGTAGATGACCGCACGGTGCTCGGGGATTGGCGGGAACTGTTGGATCTCGACGAGAAGGAGAATCTGCGCAGTACTGCTGACGTTCGGCTGCGGGTGGATCGGTTGGTGGCCCGGATTACAGAAGCCAGGGCGCGAATCGCGGCAGTGCATCTGTGGCAGCATCCGGATTTTCGTGTCTGGTATGGTGCGGAGTCCGTGCGATTGGCCGATGTCATCGATTCAGCCGCCGCAGGACTGGTGGTTCCGGTTGAGACTGGGTTGAAAGCGGGATCACAATGACAATACAAGCAGGCGGCATGGTCGTTTTTGAGCTCAGCGGCAGGATGGCACATTTCCGAAAAATCCACACGAACTCGTCGTCCTTGACCTATCTCTTGCCGCCAAGAACAACACTCAGCGGAATCGTGGCCGCCATTTTGGGGCTTGAGCGGGACACGTACTACGAGCATCTGGGTCCGACACAAGCGAGACTGACGGCGTCATTGCGCACTCCCGTACGCACGGTGATACAGACCATGAACAACCTGTTTGTGAAATCCCCCTCGGAGGTATCGGGGGGAAGCGGTCACACGCAGGTACCTACAGAACTGGTGGTACCGGAAGTGGCGTCGGAGCAGTTGGTGTATCGTGTGTACTTCTCTCATGCAGACCAAGCAGTCATGGAAACCTTGGCTGGGAGAGTGGCGGCACAGATGCCGGCATATCCGATATCCCTTGGCACAGCGCCGATGCTCGCTTCAATCCGACTGGTGGAAGTGCTTGCGGCTCATCAGCTGGAACGCATACCACCAGGAGTGGATCTCTCGTTGATGACGCCCTGTTTGATGGAGGATGTGCTGGGGTGGACGGATGTTGTCGACCCGTTCGGGACGGGGGTACAGGTCATCAAGGATTTGATGCCGTACAGTTTTGGCCCTGGCCGAAGCCGCGGGTGGAACCGGGAGTTTCTGGTCGAGCGCAAGGGACAACCGCTGCCAGTCCGGCTGCGGTGTCAGGCGTGGCGACTGACCTATGAGAATCAAGAGAGTGAAATGGTTGCTTTTGCGGAGGATGGTGGTTCGGCACGATGAGTGTGCTTTCTCACATTCGGCGGGATGCGGACGGCAACGTGGTTTCTACGACTCTTCTCGCTACACATCTTCAAGCCGTGGCCAGTGCTGCTCGTGCAGCATTGGTCTCCGGCGATGAAACGTTGCAGCGACTGGGGGCTCTGGCGGGGCTGACCCATGATTTCGGAAAATTCACGTCTTATTTTCAATCCTATTTGCAAACCGGCATGCCACATCCCAAGGGACTTCAACAACACGCGTTCATTTCAGCGCTGTACGCAGCTTTTACGGCGTATCGTGCACAGAAAGAACATGCGTGGCTGTCTGCATGGGACCCACTCCTGATTTATTTGGCAGTGAAGCATCACCATGGGGACTTCCTGAACCTCGATTTGGACGTGGGTCGTCAGTTCATGCGCGGTCCGGATCCACTCGCGATTTCGAATGCATTGGCAGATCCGTTGGATAGGACGAGTCAGCAGATTCAGGATTTAACGCCGCGTTTGGCGATCGTCGAGCAAGCGTTGCTTGAAGCGGCAAGCGTTGTACAGGACTGGCTTCCACCAGACTGGCAGCCGAACGTCGCTGCGTTCTTGCAGTACGGATGGTGGCAGACCTTTGACCAACTGGTCAAGGATGCGCGCGTCTACCGACGCACTGCCGAGCGAGAAGGTCACATCCAGTATATCCGTCTGCTCGGTTGTTTTTCCGCGTTGATCGACGCGGACAAGCGTGATGCAGCGCAATTGGAGAGTGGGCAACGCCCGGCGGTTCCCACGCGGATTGTGGACGATTACGTACACCGGAATTTTTCTGCCGATTCATCCATGGCAAATGTACGACGGGGCCTGTATGAGCAAGTCACTGAACGGGCTTCGGCACATGCCCGTGCCCGGTTGTTCACCCTCACGGCACCGACCGGGAGCGGTAAAACCCTGTCGGCGCTGGCTGCGGCGATGCAGTTGCGCAGACATGCGGTGGAGCAAGGCCGTATGGCGCCCCGTATCATTTACGCGATGCCGTTCACCAGCATTATCGATCAGAATGCGGGCGTACTGCGCAGCGTTCTGTCCGCAGTGGACGGATTTACGAATAATGAGTCCCAATATTTATTGGTGCATCATCACCTCGCGCCTGTTCAGGCACAGCGGGATGGTGTCGAGCGGCCGGTGGATGAGGCGTTGATGTTGCAGGAAGCGTGGGACAGCGAGTTCATCGTCACGACCTATGTTCAGCTTTTCGACACGCTGCTGGGTTATCGCAATCGCGCACTCAAGCGCTTCCACCGTTTGACCAACGCCATTCTCATTTTGGACGAGGTCCAGAGCTTGCCAGCAGAATACTGGCCATTGATAGGGAAGGTACTTGAATTAGCGGCTCGTACCAGCAATGTCCAGGTGATTTTGATGACGGCAACTCAACCGCGCTTCCTGACCGCCGAGGCGGTGGAACTGGCTGGAGATGAGAAGGAAGTGGCACAGCGGTTTACGGCGCTAGACAGGGTCGATCTACATGTTGATTTGTTCCCACTTTCGATCGACGCGTTTGTCGACGCATTTTTGGACGAGTACGATCCGCAGCAGTCCTATCTCCTTATCTTTAATACGATTCACACGTCCATCGAGGTTTTTCAACGCTTGCAGCAACGCTTGGGTGGTGCAAATGCGTACATGTCGTACTTGTCTGGCAACGTCGTACCGGTGATGCGCAGAGAGCGAGTGGACTCATTAAGGGCGACCACCCAACCGGTGTTGATTGTGGCCACGCAGGTGGTGGAAGCCGGGGTTGATTTGGACGTACACGTGGTTTACCGCGAACTGGCACCGTTGGATGCGGTCGTGCAATCGGCTGGACGTTGCAATCGAAACAACACACGGGGTCGACGAGGAGCGGTTCGAGTCTTTCAATTGCAGCCGGAGTCAGGCAGACGTCCCTCCATGGAGGTTGTGTACAAACGATTTAAAGCTGAGGCCACGATGCGTACGCTGCGAAAGTATGTGGAAGATGAACAGCGAGGTATGATTCGCGAGGCGGAACTTCCCAGACTGGTTACGGATTACTTTCAAGCGCTTTCAGAACAGATTTCTTCAGGAGATAGCTCGCAAATCTGGCAAGCGGTCTCCGAGTTGAATTTTGCCCCTGGTGGAAATCACGAGCGTCTTGCTGTGTGCGATTTTCAACTGATTACGGAGTATCCATCATATGTGAACCTGTTTGTGGAATGCAATGATACTGCGGCGGAGCTGTGGGCGTGGTATCAGGACGATGTACGGAGAGAACCGGATTGGCGTCGTCGTCAGGAGAATTATCTCCGTCGCAAGGCCGAATTTCACGGGTATATCCTATCAGTGCATCGGAAACGGGCACTCGCGCTCGGCGCCAAGCCAGCGGATGAGGACGTGGATGGGCTTTGGTATCTACCTGGGGTTGGCGGTGATCACGCCTATTATGACCCGATGACGGGGTTAGCGTATCATCCCGAAGACGTAGCGCTCATGCTTTGAAAGACGAGGGGTGATTTTGGTGGCAGACACAGTTCCAGATGAAGTACACGTCACCGGCACGCTGGTGTGGTACTACCATGTCTGCCCGCGCGAGGCCTGGTTGATGTCGCGGCAACTGACGCCCGACGAAGAAGATGACAACATTCGCATCGGTCGTCTGATTCATGAGGAGTCGTATGTTCGCTTTGCACGTGAGGTGACCACCGCAGCAGGAAAGATGGACAGGCTTGTGCGTCGGGATGGCCAGTGGGTGGTGTATGAAGTTAAGAAAAGCTCCCGCCATGAAGTGTCAGCCCGGATGCAACTGTTGTACTACCTCCTCCAATTGCATGAAGATGGCGTGGAGGCGGTAGGGGAACTGCATTTTCCGGAGGAGAGACGCGTGGTACGGGTGACGTTAGGACCCTCGGAGATGTGTGAAATTCAAAATACGGTGAAGGAAATTCAAACCCTGATGTCACAGCCCTTACCACCGCCGCCAAAGCGGATCCCCGTATGTCGTCAATGTGCGTATGCGGAGTTCTGCTGGGCGTGAGGACCCTAGTGATGGCGTGACGCCGGGAGGCAAGACCATGGTAGAGAAAAGTCTTTACATTTTTTCAAACGGAGAATTGAAACGAAAGGATAACACCCTGTTCTTCGAAACGACAGAAGGCAAGAAGTTTATTCCGATCACGACGGTACGGGAGATCTTTCTTTTTGGAGAGGTTACGTTCAACTCCAAGGTACTCGATTTCTTGTCCCAGCAACAGGCGCTTGTGCACTATTTCAACCATTACGGGTATTATTCCGGTACGATGTATCCTAGGGAGCGAATTGTGTCGGGTGATATGATTCTTCGGCAGGCTGAGCACTACTT
Above is a genomic segment from Alicyclobacillus cycloheptanicus containing:
- the cas4 gene encoding CRISPR-associated protein Cas4 produces the protein MADTVPDEVHVTGTLVWYYHVCPREAWLMSRQLTPDEEDDNIRIGRLIHEESYVRFAREVTTAAGKMDRLVRRDGQWVVYEVKKSSRHEVSARMQLLYYLLQLHEDGVEAVGELHFPEERRVVRVTLGPSEMCEIQNTVKEIQTLMSQPLPPPPKRIPVCRQCAYAEFCWA
- the cas5 gene encoding CRISPR-associated protein Cas5 codes for the protein MTIQAGGMVVFELSGRMAHFRKIHTNSSSLTYLLPPRTTLSGIVAAILGLERDTYYEHLGPTQARLTASLRTPVRTVIQTMNNLFVKSPSEVSGGSGHTQVPTELVVPEVASEQLVYRVYFSHADQAVMETLAGRVAAQMPAYPISLGTAPMLASIRLVEVLAAHQLERIPPGVDLSLMTPCLMEDVLGWTDVVDPFGTGVQVIKDLMPYSFGPGRSRGWNREFLVERKGQPLPVRLRCQAWRLTYENQESEMVAFAEDGGSAR
- the cas3 gene encoding CRISPR-associated helicase Cas3' encodes the protein MSVLSHIRRDADGNVVSTTLLATHLQAVASAARAALVSGDETLQRLGALAGLTHDFGKFTSYFQSYLQTGMPHPKGLQQHAFISALYAAFTAYRAQKEHAWLSAWDPLLIYLAVKHHHGDFLNLDLDVGRQFMRGPDPLAISNALADPLDRTSQQIQDLTPRLAIVEQALLEAASVVQDWLPPDWQPNVAAFLQYGWWQTFDQLVKDARVYRRTAEREGHIQYIRLLGCFSALIDADKRDAAQLESGQRPAVPTRIVDDYVHRNFSADSSMANVRRGLYEQVTERASAHARARLFTLTAPTGSGKTLSALAAAMQLRRHAVEQGRMAPRIIYAMPFTSIIDQNAGVLRSVLSAVDGFTNNESQYLLVHHHLAPVQAQRDGVERPVDEALMLQEAWDSEFIVTTYVQLFDTLLGYRNRALKRFHRLTNAILILDEVQSLPAEYWPLIGKVLELAARTSNVQVILMTATQPRFLTAEAVELAGDEKEVAQRFTALDRVDLHVDLFPLSIDAFVDAFLDEYDPQQSYLLIFNTIHTSIEVFQRLQQRLGGANAYMSYLSGNVVPVMRRERVDSLRATTQPVLIVATQVVEAGVDLDVHVVYRELAPLDAVVQSAGRCNRNNTRGRRGAVRVFQLQPESGRRPSMEVVYKRFKAEATMRTLRKYVEDEQRGMIREAELPRLVTDYFQALSEQISSGDSSQIWQAVSELNFAPGGNHERLAVCDFQLITEYPSYVNLFVECNDTAAELWAWYQDDVRREPDWRRRQENYLRRKAEFHGYILSVHRKRALALGAKPADEDVDGLWYLPGVGGDHAYYDPMTGLAYHPEDVALML